The Streptomyces tubercidicus DNA segment GATAGGCGTGGAGGGCGCCGAACCCGGCGATCTGCTCGTCGTCGACATACTCGACCTCGGCCCCGTGCCGCAGCAGTCCGGGGACGCGGCGGGCCAGGGCTGGGGCTACACCGGCATCTTCGCCAAAGCCAACGGCGGCGGCTTCCTGACCGACTACTTCCCGGACGCCTACAAGGCGATATGGGACTTCCACGGGCAGCAGGCGGTCTCCCGCCACCTTCCCGGAATCCGCTTCACCGGGATCACCCACCCCGGTCTGTTCGGCACCGCCCCGTCCGCGGAGATGCTCGCCCGCTGGAACACCCGCGAGCAGGCGCTGATCGACACCGACCCGAACCGGGTACCGCCGCTCGCCGTACCGCCGGACAGCAACAACGCGCTCGCCGGGACGGCCACCGGAGACCTCGCCACGCGCATCGCCGCGGAAGGGGCCCGCACGGTGCCGGCCCGTGAGAACGGAGGCAACCACGACATCAAGAACTTCACGCGCGGTTCCCGGGTCTACTACCCCGTGTACGTCAAGGACGCCAAGCTCTCGGGCGGCGATCTCCACTTCAGCCAGGGCGACGGAGAGATCACTTTCTGCGGCGCCATCGAGATGGGCGGCTTCATCGACTTCCACGTCGATCTGATCAAGGGCGGCATGGAGACGTACGGCATCAGCACCAACCCCGTCTTCATACCGGGCAACGTCGAGCCCAGGTACACGGAGTTCCTCACCTTCATCGGCGTCTCCGTCGACCACGACACGGACACGAACTACTACCTGGACGCGACGCTGGCCTACCGCCGGGCCTGCCTCAACGCCGTCGAGTACTTCAAGAAGTTCGGCTACAGCGGCGAGCAGGCGTACCTGCTGCTCGGTTCCGCACCCATAGAGGGACGCATCAGCGGCATCGTCGACATCCCCAATGCCTGCTGCTCGCTGTACGTGCCCACCGCCATGTTCGACTTCGACGTCCGCCCGTCCGCCGCCGGCCCGATGAAGGCCGACCGCGGACAGTGCGCGATGGCCGGCGCCTGAACTCGCCTCGGAAGGACCTGTCTGCCGGCCCCACGGCCTGAAGCCGGGGGCCGGCAGCCCTGGCCTGGGGTGGTGGGACGGGCGGCCCTGGCCTGAGCCGGTGGCCGGGATGGGCTGCGACAGGTGTGCGACCCCGCTGTCAGTGGGGATTCCTACACTGATCGGGATGCTCTTCGCACAGGCCGTGCGGGGGCGTGCGCCCGGGGGGAGGGGGCAGCAGATGGTGCTGCGGCAGGACTTACCACCACAGCGTTCCGGTGCGGCCGACCGCGCGCCGGTGCCGGATCCCGGCCCGCCGTCCGCCGCCTCTCCGCGGGCCCTGTCGCCGTCCCGGCTGCTGCCCTGGCTGGCGCGGCTGGGCGCGCCGGCCGCCGCATTCGCCGTGTTCCAGGGCCTGTTGGGGATCCTGCCGGAGAATCTCGCGGCCGAGGCGGCGCGCTACTGCGTGGCGGCGACCGCCGCTGCCGGTGTCGGTGCCGTGGTGTGGCTGGCGGCGGCCCTGCTGCGGGCCCGCGGCGCGGCCGCCTCCGCGGTGGCACCGGCCGTCCCCGTGCCCGTGCCGGCGCCCGCCGGGTCGCTGCCCGAGCTGGTGGACGGCACGTATCAGGCGCTCCGGCGCGGTCTCACGGTGATCGAGGTG contains these protein-coding regions:
- the fmdA gene encoding formamidase is translated as MPEILFNVDHSKSMRDQDVPGHNRWHPDIPSVAMVKPGSEFRMECRDWTDCQVGNNDTANDVRDIDLTIPHMLSGPIGVEGAEPGDLLVVDILDLGPVPQQSGDAAGQGWGYTGIFAKANGGGFLTDYFPDAYKAIWDFHGQQAVSRHLPGIRFTGITHPGLFGTAPSAEMLARWNTREQALIDTDPNRVPPLAVPPDSNNALAGTATGDLATRIAAEGARTVPARENGGNHDIKNFTRGSRVYYPVYVKDAKLSGGDLHFSQGDGEITFCGAIEMGGFIDFHVDLIKGGMETYGISTNPVFIPGNVEPRYTEFLTFIGVSVDHDTDTNYYLDATLAYRRACLNAVEYFKKFGYSGEQAYLLLGSAPIEGRISGIVDIPNACCSLYVPTAMFDFDVRPSAAGPMKADRGQCAMAGA